AAACAGCTTACTTTGCTTATAAATACGATCAAAATAAGCTGGTAGAGGGTATAGCAGCACAGTATATCATCCCTTTACCAAGCAATATCAGCATCAATAATAACGAAAAATTCAACTTATCGACAGGTACCAATTTTTTTATTGACCATGAATTTGCTAGCGAAGGAGGCTTTCTGACAGATTTCCTGACCAGCTATTCAGGCGTTAAGCTAGCAGCTTCATCCAGTCCACAAGGCGGCATTGAGATTGTCAAAGCAAACAACTTAAAGCCCGAATCCTATCACTTGACGATTGGTGCGAAAGGTGTGCGAATAGAAGCATCAGATAAAGCTGGTGCATTTTATGCCATACAGTCGTTAAAATCGTTGATCAATCACAGCCAATGGAATAAAGCCGCAAAATCGATCACATTACCATTCGGTAACATTGAGGATAGCCCGCGCTATAGCTACCGTGGATTTATGCTGGATGCTGCCCGTAATTTCCATAGCAAAGCCGAGGTTTTAAGAATATTGGATCTCATGGCTTCCTACAAGTTGAACAAGTTCCATTTCCACTTCATTGACGACGAAGGTTGGCGATTGGAAATCCCAGCCCTACCCGAATTAACGGCTATCGGAGCCAACCGTTCGGCCAATTTTGAAGATGGAAAGGCAATACAGTCTGCTTATGGATCTGGCGCTACGGCCAAACCGCATCAATTCTACAGTGTTGCTGACTATATCGAAATTTTAAAATATGCACAGGCAAGACATATCGATGTCATACCCGAGGTAGAAACTCCTGGTCATGCGCGTGCTGCAATCAAAGCAATGCGTGCGCGTTTTGCACATTATTCAAACCTTGGTGATAAACAAAAAGCGGAGGAATTCCTGCTTGACGATGCAGAGGACAAATCCGTTTACAATTCTGCACAAAACTGGAATGACAATGTCATGAACCCTGCCCTACCTTCAACCTATCACTTCCTGAGCAAGGTGATCGATGAAATCAAAGCGATGCATGATCAAGCTGGAGTTCCGTTGAAAATTATCGATTTGGGAGGCGACGAGACGCCAAGTGGTGTTTGGGAAAAATCGCCAAAGGTATTGGCCTTTATGAAGGAAAATAATATCGCCAATGTACTCGACGTATGGCCGCTGTATATTACCAAAATTAATACCCTTGTTCAAGGAAAAGGGTTAACGATGTCTGGATGGGAAGAAATGGGTATGCGCAATAAAGGAAAAGGCATGGTTGTAAATGCCGATCTAGGAAAATCCGGCATCCATTTGAACGTATGGAACAATCTCCCTGGCCAGGGACAGGAAGACCTCGCTTATCGATTGGCAAATGCAGGATATAAAGTTGTTTATACGAGTGCTGCAAACAACTACCTGGACATGTCTTGGGACCGTGATTTTGCGGATCCAGGACACAGTTGGGTTGGTACGGTTAATCTGAATAGAACTTATTCGTTTTCTCCTGAAAATTTCTTCATCAATCTGCGCAAGGATGACACCGGAAAAGATCTTAGACCTGAGGCATACACCAATAAAGAACAGCTTACAGCGGAAGGGAAAAAAAACCTCCTCGGTATCAAAGGGGCCTTATGGGCAGAAAAGGCATCTACTGACCAGCGCCTTGAGGAAATGATATTTCCACGTTTAATAGCGATTGCTGATCGCGCATGGGCCCCCGAACAAACCTGGGAAAAAGGAAATTCTTTTGACGAGGCCACTTACCGTAAATCGTATACCTCCTTTATCAAAAAATTAGGTGAGGATGAATTGAGAAAACTGGATGGGGTAAATGGAGGCTATACCTATCGACTTCCTAAAATTGGAATCAAGAAAGAAGGTAGCCAACTCCTTATCAATACCGATTATCCTGGTTTCAAAGTCTATTACAGCGACAACGGCAGTACACCAACATTGAAATCTAAATTAGTGGATGGTCCAATACCATTCCAGACTGGAAAGAAATACTTATTTAAAGTCTTTGATGCGAAAGGACGATCAGGTGATGTAATCAGCTATTAATTCATTTGCACGCAAAATGATAAACGCTATTGGCGTTGGCAATAAAAAAAAGCTACATAAAATAACATCAGTCACTTCAAAAATCGACTGTTTGAACTGGCACTTAAGCTGATAAAGGCAAAATAGAATAAAAAAAGGGTTGTCCAACTTCTTTGGACAACCCTTCTGTTTTAGATAGATATTGTATCCTTAAAACTTATAACTCAATGCAACAGCAGCATTTCTCGGATCGATCTGATTAATAAAACCACCTCGGAAGTATGAATTCAATCCAATCTCATTGGTGATATTATTTACAAAGACTTTCGCATCAAATTTGCGCCATTTGTATCCCACCTGTGCATTTAATGTGGTATATGCTGGCATATTGAAAGGTTCTGTACCATAATATTCACCATGTCCATTTGGTGTTAAGCTATATTCATTGACAGGTCGGTCTCCAACATAATAAACACCCGCACTTAAACTCAGATTCCGAAGAGCTCCTTGATTAAATACATATTGTATCCATGCATTTGCCGTATGTTTTGGCGCGTTCATCGGTGCCGATCCATCCATATAGGAAGGTGAATTTTTATATCGCGCATCTAAATAGGCATAACCCAACATCACTGTTAAATTTTCCAATACACGACCGTTCAACTCAGCCTCAATACCATCGCGTACCAGATCCCCTGCCTTAAAGTATAATCCTGTAGCAACATTAGTGCCCGGTGTATACTCAGCGTTGGTCAAGTTAGAGGTATAAATATGGAAATAGGTTAAATTGAAACGTAACCGATTATTCAGCCAATCGGATTTAATCCCCCCTTCAAATTGTTCGGTTTTAGAAGCACCTGCTGCTGTACCATCGGTTAATGGATTCGCAGCATTCCTTAAATTCGTTGAGTTTGTATAAGACCCAAATACATTAAAATTCTCAAATGGCGTAAAAATCACCCCCGCCATTGGATTCCATGCAGACTCCCTTTTATTACCGTTTGATGTGAAATCTTTTGTTGTAATTTCGGAATAACGTAAACCTAATACAGCCTTAATGTATTTATTAAATTCAATAACGTCCTGCCCCATAAATCCTATAGAAGAATAATAACTTCGCACAGGCGTTCCAGCTGTGTAGGCGATTTGCTTTCCTTTTCGCTGGTTTCCCAAAGAATCGACATAGACAACCTCGGATAGATCATTTACCCAATCGCCGTGAATATCAATAATATCAATTACATTACTATTTTGATCGGCTTTTTTCAAAAGAACATTTTTCTCCAGTGGACTTAATTTTCCTGCAAAAGAAGTTGTTGTCGCATCAGCGATACGATAATCCACCCCTGCCTGAACCAAATGTTTTACTTTACCCGTATAAAGATCTTTTCCGATCAAGTCAAACTGAAAAGTTTTATTCTTGTCATCGCGCAGGCTTTTGCTCATTGAGCGCGAGAATGTGTTATATTGTTTTGCATCGTCTTTAATCAATGAAGAAGAAGATGACTGATTATCAACCTGATAAGAGGACGTTGCAATAGAAGCTCTGATGCTCCATCGATCGGTCAATTCATGATTGATCTGGGCCATAAAGCTCTTCATCTCTGTATTATTATTATCGGAATTGAAGCCCAAAAACTTATTGTTCGGGATAACATATAGCGCATTCACCCCTTGTGAAGGATTTAAATTGACTGCGGAATTAACCGGCGTGCGATTATCATTAAAATAATCGCCCTCCAAAGTAATTGTCGTCTTATCCGTTGGTTTCCAAGCTAAGGATGGATTTAGATAAACACGGTTAGAGGATACACTTTTGCGGTAGCTATCGCTACGTTCATAAGCGCCATCCATTCGAAAAGCAACGGTCTCTTTCTTATCCAGTACCGTTTGGAAATCAAAGGTTGGGCGGAATTGCCCCCAGCTTCCCGCACGGACACCAATCTCTCCAGAATTCGTGAAATTAGGAGTTTTAGTGACCACATTAATTACCCCTCCTGCATTACCGATATCCGTAATAACACCCTGCGTAACCGCAGCAGACCCTTTAATCATTTGAATAGACTCCACACCTTGCATATCAACAACTCCAGATGCAGTTTGAAATTGAGAGTCCATCCGCACGCCATTCTTCAATACAGGTACCCCTCTGAAACCACGTGTTGACAAAGATTCTTTAACACCCCCATAAGAACCGAACAAGGTTACACCCGGAATATTTCTTACAGCATCCGTCAACGTCAGAATACCCTGATCTTGAATGACCTTATTGGAGATGACGGAAATACTCTGAATTTGATCCGAAGGTTTTAATGGCATACGTGTGATCATTTCCAAGCCTTTTGGCTTCTTGTTGCGTTCACCAAACACTTCTACCTCATCAATGGCCTGCTCATTGCTCACTAGGATAATTGGATCAATAATCACTTCAGGGCTCTTCGTGCTAAAAACATAATCAATAACGGTTGTTTGGTAGCCCATATAAGTGAATTTAATGACCGTATTTTGGTCGATGCCATGTAGTCTAAAATGACCTCTATGGTCTGTACGGACCTTTTTATCTCCGATTGAAACGGTTACTGAACTTAAAGGATTATTTTGTGTATCGACGACTTTACCTTTGACGATTCCCGAGGTTTGACCATATACTGCACCTCCGATTAAAAATGTAGAAGCGAGAGCTCGTAAGTGTTTGTCCATGTTAATAATTTTGGTAATTATTTTTATTTATTCTAAATAATAGCGCAAAGGTATAAAAAATAACCTATTTAGAATAATTAAAAACAAAAAAGTCCTGAACCACCTCAGGCTCAGGACTTTTTTATGTCGTCAGACAGTTATTATATAGTCAGACAGGTATTTTAGTCAAATTTCCATCTTACGAACGCTTCAATAGCTTCATAATTTGCAAGACCTAATTGGTCATATAAAGCTGCGGTTTCGCTCGTACGGTCTTCAGCACGTACCCAGAATTCACGTGGATCATCTCCAGGGAATACAGGTAAATCTTTTTGAGATTGGTGTTTGAAGATGGCTAAACGTTTGCGATAAACTTCTTGCGGAGATAATGGAACGGCCATTTGGATCTCGTGGATTGGGTATTCATGCCATGCGCCTCTGTATAACCATAACCAACAATCTTTGGTCCATTCATCTGTTTTGCTCAATCTGCTCAATGCTTCAAACAAGATATCGAAACATACTTTATGCGTACCGTGTGGGTCGGCAAAGTCACCTGCAGCAAATACCTGATGTGGTTTTACCTGACGCAACAATTCCATTGTTTGTTGAATATCATCTTCAAAAGATACATTTTTTGAAAACTTTTGTCGATCATAGAAAGGCAGATCCTGGAAATGGATATTTTCATCTGGCAAACCAACCAAACGAGCTCCTGCGATCGCCTCACCCTTACGGATCAATGCTTTGATTTTACGGACAAGTTCAGTATCGATTTGATTTGGTTTTTTTGTCGCAAAAATTGCTCTTTCCTCATCATAAATTCGACCGATCTGAGAAGCTTCCGCCTCTGCCCCTATTTGTTTTGCTAAATCTTCAGCAAACTCCAGATAACGTACCACATCATCATCCCAAACAGCTGTATTACCACAAGTTTGATAAGCAACATGGACATTGTGTCCTTGGTCTGCCAGACGAATAAATGTCCCCCCCATCGAGATGACATCATCATCCGGGTGTGGAGAAAATACAATTACATTTTTCTTCGCTGGATTGGCACGCTCAGGACGTTGTGAATCGTCAACATTGGGTTTACCTCCCGGCCATCCCGTGATCGTATGTTGAAGTTCGTTGAATATACGGATGTTGATATTATATGCCGGACCGGTTTCTGTAACCAACTTCGCCATTCCGTGTGCATTATAATCCTCGTCCGTAAGTTTCAGGATTGGTTTTTTGATTTCTAAAGCTAACCAAACAACTGCTTTTTTAATTAACGAAGGTGTCCAGGTAACATCTTCTGCCAACCAAGGAAGATCAAAACGTGTCAACAATGAAGCAGCAGCTTCATCAAGAATAAATTCAACGTTATCCGATAATTGTAGATAAGTTGCAGGAATCTCTGAGGAGATTTCACCTTCAACTGCTTTTTTAATGATCTCAGCCTTTGTTTCGCTCCAAGCCATCAAAATGATCTCTCTCGCTTTGAAAATTGTACCTACACCCATGGTAATCGCTTTTGTTGGTACATTTTCTTTTCCACCAAAAGCACGGGAAGCATCGCGACGGGTCAAATCGTCCAACGTTACCACACGTGTACCTGAGTTAGGTGCAGAACCTGGCTCATTGAAACCGATATGGCCGGTACGGCCAATACCTAATAATTGAATATCTAAACCTCCAGCTGCCGTAATCTTCTGTTCGTACGCCTCGCAGAATGCATTTACTTGGTCAGGAGCTAAGGTACCATCTGGAATATTTACATTGGCCGCATCAATATCTACGTGATCGAACAAGTTTTTGTTCATAAAGGTCACATAGCTCTGATCAGCATCAGGTTGCATCGGGTAGTATTCGTCAAGATTGAAGGTAATCACGTTCTTAAAGCTTAAACCTTCTTCTTTATGCAAACGAATCAATTCTTGATAGACTTTTACCGGTGTGGCACCAGTAGCAAGGCCCAGAACAGCTTTCTCACCTTTCTCTTGCTTTGCACGAATAATTTCAGCAATACGATTTGCAACGTTTTTCGAAGCTGAATTTTGATCTGGATAAACGCTCACAGGGACTTTTTCGAAGCGTGTTTCTTCCAATAAATTTAATCTAGCCATTTTATGGGTATGTTGATAAACGTGAATTACAAATTTATAAAATTAGTACCTCAAGTTGAAGTAAAATTTTAATAAAGTGGTTCTTTCTTAGCAATATTTTAAATAAAACCTTTTAGCTATGCTTTTAGGTCAATAATACGATTATACCCTATTCAAAATCTCGACGGCTTTTAATAGCGTTTCATCCTTTTTAGCGAAACAGACCCGCAAAACTTGTTGATTTGTAGCTTCTTTATAGAACGCCGAAAGTGGGATTGTTGCAATTTTGTGTTGCCTGGTTAACGAACAAGCAAACTCAAATTCTTTCTCCTGACTGATAGCACTATAATCTATATTAAGGAAATAAGTTCCTTCACAAGGAAGAATCTTAAACCGGGATCCCCTTAATCCGTCCTTCAACAAATTCCTTTTCCGCTCAAAAAAATCCGATAGGCCTTTGACATAGCTTATATCCTCCAGATATGCTGCGATAGCGAATTGCATGGGCGTATTTACACTAAACACATTGAATTGATGTACTTTTCTAAATTCTTGCGTTAATTGCGGCGGGGCAATGCAATAACCAATCTTCCAGCCCGTGGTATGCAACAACTTTCCAAAGGAAGCAATAACAAAACTTCGCTCCCGCAAAGTGGGTATTTCCAGTACCGATTGTGGGGAAGCTCCGTCAAACACAATATGCTCGTATACCTCATCGCTCAGCAACAACGCATTGGTACCTGATAACAAATCTCCAAGTTTAATCAATTCTTCTCTACCAAGTACTTTGCCTGTTGGATTATTCGGATTATTGATGATGATTAAACGGGTTTTGGAATTAATTAACGTAGCTACGTAATCCCAGTCAATCTGAAAATC
The DNA window shown above is from Sphingobacterium thalpophilum and carries:
- a CDS encoding family 20 glycosylhydrolase, translated to MTNFKKIKKPLLYAGLGFALLSQEAYAQKSSAIADQLQLTWKVKDGQNIRKNPVSTLILKNKGKSAVQLNDWSIWFNFIRSIDPEKVDKRFAIDHRNGDLFQVSFKKNNFLLNAQDTIHIDFITTGLVNYTDGPIGLYLKNNKTGLATNISDYAAVKIAPQSDAEKTAYFAYKYDQNKLVEGIAAQYIIPLPSNISINNNEKFNLSTGTNFFIDHEFASEGGFLTDFLTSYSGVKLAASSSPQGGIEIVKANNLKPESYHLTIGAKGVRIEASDKAGAFYAIQSLKSLINHSQWNKAAKSITLPFGNIEDSPRYSYRGFMLDAARNFHSKAEVLRILDLMASYKLNKFHFHFIDDEGWRLEIPALPELTAIGANRSANFEDGKAIQSAYGSGATAKPHQFYSVADYIEILKYAQARHIDVIPEVETPGHARAAIKAMRARFAHYSNLGDKQKAEEFLLDDAEDKSVYNSAQNWNDNVMNPALPSTYHFLSKVIDEIKAMHDQAGVPLKIIDLGGDETPSGVWEKSPKVLAFMKENNIANVLDVWPLYITKINTLVQGKGLTMSGWEEMGMRNKGKGMVVNADLGKSGIHLNVWNNLPGQGQEDLAYRLANAGYKVVYTSAANNYLDMSWDRDFADPGHSWVGTVNLNRTYSFSPENFFINLRKDDTGKDLRPEAYTNKEQLTAEGKKNLLGIKGALWAEKASTDQRLEEMIFPRLIAIADRAWAPEQTWEKGNSFDEATYRKSYTSFIKKLGEDELRKLDGVNGGYTYRLPKIGIKKEGSQLLINTDYPGFKVYYSDNGSTPTLKSKLVDGPIPFQTGKKYLFKVFDAKGRSGDVISY
- a CDS encoding TonB-dependent receptor; translation: MDKHLRALASTFLIGGAVYGQTSGIVKGKVVDTQNNPLSSVTVSIGDKKVRTDHRGHFRLHGIDQNTVIKFTYMGYQTTVIDYVFSTKSPEVIIDPIILVSNEQAIDEVEVFGERNKKPKGLEMITRMPLKPSDQIQSISVISNKVIQDQGILTLTDAVRNIPGVTLFGSYGGVKESLSTRGFRGVPVLKNGVRMDSQFQTASGVVDMQGVESIQMIKGSAAVTQGVITDIGNAGGVINVVTKTPNFTNSGEIGVRAGSWGQFRPTFDFQTVLDKKETVAFRMDGAYERSDSYRKSVSSNRVYLNPSLAWKPTDKTTITLEGDYFNDNRTPVNSAVNLNPSQGVNALYVIPNNKFLGFNSDNNNTEMKSFMAQINHELTDRWSIRASIATSSYQVDNQSSSSSLIKDDAKQYNTFSRSMSKSLRDDKNKTFQFDLIGKDLYTGKVKHLVQAGVDYRIADATTTSFAGKLSPLEKNVLLKKADQNSNVIDIIDIHGDWVNDLSEVVYVDSLGNQRKGKQIAYTAGTPVRSYYSSIGFMGQDVIEFNKYIKAVLGLRYSEITTKDFTSNGNKRESAWNPMAGVIFTPFENFNVFGSYTNSTNLRNAANPLTDGTAAGASKTEQFEGGIKSDWLNNRLRFNLTYFHIYTSNLTNAEYTPGTNVATGLYFKAGDLVRDGIEAELNGRVLENLTVMLGYAYLDARYKNSPSYMDGSAPMNAPKHTANAWIQYVFNQGALRNLSLSAGVYYVGDRPVNEYSLTPNGHGEYYGTEPFNMPAYTTLNAQVGYKWRKFDAKVFVNNITNEIGLNSYFRGGFINQIDPRNAAVALSYKF
- the nagB gene encoding glucosamine-6-phosphate deaminase, giving the protein MARLNLLEETRFEKVPVSVYPDQNSASKNVANRIAEIIRAKQEKGEKAVLGLATGATPVKVYQELIRLHKEEGLSFKNVITFNLDEYYPMQPDADQSYVTFMNKNLFDHVDIDAANVNIPDGTLAPDQVNAFCEAYEQKITAAGGLDIQLLGIGRTGHIGFNEPGSAPNSGTRVVTLDDLTRRDASRAFGGKENVPTKAITMGVGTIFKAREIILMAWSETKAEIIKKAVEGEISSEIPATYLQLSDNVEFILDEAAASLLTRFDLPWLAEDVTWTPSLIKKAVVWLALEIKKPILKLTDEDYNAHGMAKLVTETGPAYNINIRIFNELQHTITGWPGGKPNVDDSQRPERANPAKKNVIVFSPHPDDDVISMGGTFIRLADQGHNVHVAYQTCGNTAVWDDDVVRYLEFAEDLAKQIGAEAEASQIGRIYDEERAIFATKKPNQIDTELVRKIKALIRKGEAIAGARLVGLPDENIHFQDLPFYDRQKFSKNVSFEDDIQQTMELLRQVKPHQVFAAGDFADPHGTHKVCFDILFEALSRLSKTDEWTKDCWLWLYRGAWHEYPIHEIQMAVPLSPQEVYRKRLAIFKHQSQKDLPVFPGDDPREFWVRAEDRTSETAALYDQLGLANYEAIEAFVRWKFD
- a CDS encoding methionine aminotransferase — its product is MNFNLTSKLPRVGTTIFTKMTMLANEQQALNLSQGFPDFETDPKLVQLVSKAMEQGHNQYAPMIGAQALRDTIAKKYREVYDVAVDATAELTVTSGGTQAIFTAIATVVRPQDEVIIFEPAYDCYAPTIELFGGKVIPVRLLAPDFQIDWDYVATLINSKTRLIIINNPNNPTGKVLGREELIKLGDLLSGTNALLLSDEVYEHIVFDGASPQSVLEIPTLRERSFVIASFGKLLHTTGWKIGYCIAPPQLTQEFRKVHQFNVFSVNTPMQFAIAAYLEDISYVKGLSDFFERKRNLLKDGLRGSRFKILPCEGTYFLNIDYSAISQEKEFEFACSLTRQHKIATIPLSAFYKEATNQQVLRVCFAKKDETLLKAVEILNRV